In Ramlibacter sp., the sequence GCGTACGCACTGGCCAGGGGCCGCCCGGGGTGGGGGAAGCTGATCATCGGTGCCTCCCTCAGTGGGCCAGGGCCTGGGCCAGCGCGGCAAACGCGCGGCGGTCCAGGTTGTGGGTGAAGGCGGTGTTGGGCACAGGATGCGACGACAGCTTTACCACGACCAGGCCGGCAGCCGGATTGATGTGCAGGTGCTGGCCGTTCAGACCCTTGGCCTCGAAGCTGCCGTCGCGGTCATGCGGGATCCACCAGTGGTTGTGGTACGAGTACCCGTCACGCATGGTCATGCCGGCAGCACGGAACTTCTGCGGGTCTGCGCCGCCGCGGATCTGCGCCACGCTGGCGGCCGAGATCACCTGGCGGCCGTTGTAGCGGCCCTGCTGGCGCAGCATTTCACCCAGCCGCCCGAGGTCGCGCAGGGTCGCGCTCACGCCGACACTGGTGGTCTGGCCGCCCTGCGGGTCCACCCAGACATAGCCGTCTTCCTGCATACCCAAAGGCGTCCACAGCCGCTGCGACAGCAGTTCGGAGTAGCGCTGCCCCGTGACGCGCTGGATCAGCCAGCCGATTACCTCGGTATCCACCGACTTGTACTCGAAGGCTGCGCCATGCTCGCCCTGCTTGCGCACGGTAGGCAGGTAGTCCGTCATCGTGCGCGGACCGGCATACGCCGCCGGCGCAGGCACCAGCCCGGCGGCCATCAGGTACTGGAACACACCGGCCTTGGGATCGGCGAAGTTCTCGCTGTACTGGACGCCGGTGGTCATGTCCAGGGTCTGTTGCACCGTGGCATCGGCCCAGGCGCTGTTCTTCAGTTCTGGCAGGTAGCTCGACACGGTGGCCTCAGGGTTGATCAGGCCCTGCTGGATCAGCTCGGTGGCCAGCAGCCCCGTGAGCGATTTGCTCATGGACGCGAGCATGTGGGTGCTGGCCGGGGTCATGCCGGCGTGGTAGCGCTCGTACACCACCTTGCCCTGGTGCATCACCAGCAGGGCGTCGGTGTAGGTGTTGCGCTGCCAGTCGGCCAGCGTGGTGCGTTCGCCCTTGTGGTTTTCAAAGGCCAGGCTGTCCAGGTCGCGCGGCGCGGCGTCCAGCACGGACGCCTGGCCGGTACCGCGCCAGACCGGGGCCGTGGGACCCAGTTCGCGCATGTGGTGGTAGGCCCAGCGCAGGTTGGGGTACTTGAGGATGGTGCCCAGGCGCACCTGGCGGTCCGCGGGCGGAGGGAAGCCCTGCATCATGCCCAGCGTCACCGGGTCGGTAGCGGCAGGCGGGGGCAGGGTCTGGGCCGCAGCCAGCAGCGGGGCGGCCAGCATCAGGGCGGCCAGGCGGGAAAGGCGTGGAAGGCGCGACGAGCGGTACATGGGGAGGTCTCCTTGGGTTTGGGGGGATCGGGTGATCGGGGGAAGATCAGGACGGCTGGCTCAGCAACAGGCGCAGCGTGGCTTCAATGCGTTCGTAGTCGCCTTCACCCACGTGGCGGAACTGCACGCGCCCGCGCCGGTCCACGAGGTACTTGGCGGGCCAGTACTGGTTGCGCCAGGCCTTCCAGGTCGCGTAGCGGTTGTCCTGGGCCACGGGGTGTTTGACGCCCAGGCGCTGCATGGCGGTCTGCAGGCGGTCGGCCGATCTTTCGTGCGCGAACTCTGGCGTGTGCACCCCCACGGTGACCAGGCCGGCCGCCGCATGTTCGGCCGCCCAGCGGTTCACATAAGGCAGCGTGCGGATGCAGTTGACGCACGAGAACGTCCAGAAATCCACCAGCACGACCTTGCCGCGCAGCGAGGCCATGGACAGTGCCTGCGAGTTGAACCACCGGTCGATCCCGGTGAACTCCGGCGCGGGGCCCTCGTCGTACAGCGAGAACGCGGGTGAGGTGGGGCTCGCGTGCAGCGGCGCCAGCAGTGACGCGGCGCCCAGGGCCAGCAGCTCGCGGCGCCGCAGCGCCGGTGGGTTGAGTTTGTTCATGGGGTCAGGCTCCTGTGAAAGTAGGGTGGGTGCCGCTGGTCAGCCACAGCACCAGTTGCGTGTCCAGGTCCAGCCACAGCGCCAGCGCCAAGGCCACGATCAGCACGCCAAAGCCCTGCTGCAGCCGGTGTGTGTACTGGGCAAAGCGCCGCACCCGGGTGGTGACGTATTGGCCGCCGTGCGCGATCAGCAGCATGGGCAGCGCCGCGCCCAGGGCATAGCTGCCCAGCAGTAGCGCGGCGTCGCCAGTGGCGGGCTCGGTCGCGATCAGCGTCAGCACCGAACCCAGCACAGGGCCGGCGCACGGGGTCCACACCGCGCCCAGCGACAGACCCACCAGCAGCCCGCCCAGCGGGCCGTCGCCCGCGCGGTCGCCGCCCGCGGCCAGCCGGCCCAGCAGCGGCGCGGCACGTGCGGCCAGCCAGTGAAAGGGGGCCGGCCAGATCGACAGCAGGCCGAAGGTGAGCAACAGCGCGATGGCAGTCAGCCGCAGGCTTTCGTGGGACAGGCCCAGCACGCGAGTGGCACCGGCAAACAACAGGGCCAGCGATGAAAACCCGATGGCAAAACCTGCGGAAATGCACAGCGGGCGCAGCGGGTGCCGCTGGCCGACCGACGCGCCCAGCACCAGCGGCAGCATGGGCAGCACGCAGGGCGAGGCGACGGTCAGCATGCCGGCGCCCAGCGCCAGGAAGGGCGAGCTCATGGCACCACCGCGCGGGCCGGGTCGGCGCGGCGCCATTGCTGGGTCTGACCGAACAGCGGCAGCCCGATGTAGGGATGCACCACCAGGCGGTCCGGGGCGCCCAGGTTCACGCGGACCTTGTAAGTCTTGGCGTTCTCGCGGTTGTAGATGGTGCCGAAGTACTCGCCCGCGCCTTCGTCCTTGAGGTTGGACAGGATGACCATGCCCAACGCAGGGCGAGGGTCGGCGGCGACCATGGGCTGCTGGCCCGAGCCGCTCATGGACCGGTTGCCCAGCACACGCACCACGGTGCCGCACAGGACGGCGCCGCAGGGGGCCAGCTCAACCTCCAGGTTGCCGCTTTCGGTGATCCAGCGACCCGTCGGATCGCTGGACGCGGGGTGGGGCTGGGCCGTGGCCAGGCTCGTGGTGAGCGCCGTGGCGGCCAGCAGGGCCGGCAGTTTCAGTTTCATGATGGCTTCCTTGGTTTGTGGAAAGCTGTCATTGAAAGCAGCGCATGTATCCGGGGCTTGTCGGGCCGCCCCCTTTTTTGTCGCGCTGCATGTCAAAGCGGACGCCAGACAAGTTGGGATACAAAAGATCGGGAAAGCCCCAGGCGGCGATCGGTTACAAAACAGGCCATGGACTCTGTGGACCATGTGCTGATCGTGGACGACGATGCGGGCATCCGTGAGCTGCTGTGTCAGTACCTGCAACGCCAGGGACTGGCGGCGGTGGCGGTGCCCGACGGCGCGCGCATGCGCGAACACCTGGCCACGCACCGCGTGGACCTGCTGGTGCTGGACCTGATGCTGCCCGGCGAGGACGGCATTGCCCTGTGCCGGGCCCTGCGCGCCCCGGCTACCCCCTACCTGCCTATCGTGATGCTCACGGCGCGCAGCGACGAAGCCGACCGCATCCTGGGTCTGGAGCTGGGCGCTGACGACTACCTGGCCAAGCCCTTTGCCGCCCGTGAGCTGCTCGCCCGCATCCGCGCCGTGTTGCGGCGCGCGCGCATGTTGCCCCCCAACATGGCACGCGCCGAACCCGACCGCTTGCTGCGTTTTGGCCAATGGCGGCTGGACACGGTACAGCGGCACCTGCTGGACGAGTCAGGCGTGGCCGTGTCCCTGTCCGCCGCCGAATACCGCCTGCTGCGCGTGCTGCTGGGCCACCCGCAGCGCGTGCTCTCGCGTGACCAGCTCCTGAGTCTGACGCAGGGGCGCGACGCCGATGTGTTTGACCGTTCCGTCGACCTGCTGGTCAGTCGCCTGCGCCAGCGGCTGGGCGACGGCGTGCGTGACGCCCGCTACATCAAGACGGTGCGCAATGAGGGCTACGTGTTCTGCGCCGCCGTGGACAGCGCATGAACAACTGGTATCGCAGGCTGTGGCCGGACACCCTGGTTGCGCGGACCGTTCTGGTGTTGTCCGCGGGGATGCTGCTGGGCCAGTTGCTGTCCGCCGTCTTCGTGCTGGTGGAAAGGAGTCTGGCCATGCGCGGCATGATGGCCGGCTACCTGGGTGACGACGTGGCTACGGCCGTGGCCGTGCTGGAGCGGCTGCCCGCGCCAGAGCGACCGGCCTGGCTGGCGCGGCTGGACAAGGCCAACTACCGCTTCGTGCTGACACCTGCGCCGCCTGCGCCGTCCAGCGACACGGCGCTGTCGCGCGCCATGGCTAAGGCCGTGGCGCAGACGCTCGGCCCGGGCAGGCCGCTGCAGACATTGCGAGGGCCGGGGGCGATGGAGTTCACCCTGGCCACGACGCTGGCGGACGGTGCGCCCCTGCAGGTGCAGGTGCGGATACCGGGCCTGCGCGTGTCACCATGGGCGGCGGCGGCCTGGGTGCTGCAACTGCTTGTGGTGCTGGCCGCAGCGATCTGGGCGCTGCGTCAGGCGACGCGGCCGCTGGCGCGGCTGACGCAGGCTGCGCACGCGCTCGACCCGACTCGCGCCGCACAACCGCCAGCGGTGCTGGACGAGCAGGGGCCGGCGGAAATTGCTCAGGCCGCGTCGGCGTTCAACGCCATGAGCCGGCGCATCCAGCTGCATCTGGACGAGCGCATGCGGATTCTGGCGGCGGTTTCGCATGACCTGCAGACGCCAATCACGCGGCTGCGGCTGCGCACCGAGCTGATGGAAGACCTGACGCTGCGCGAAAGGCTGCAGTCGGATCTGGGGCAGATGCAATCGCTGGTGGAGGAAGGCTTGGCTTACGCGCGGACTGCCCAGGCCGGTCAGGAGCCCGTGCGGCGCGTGGACCTGGACGCGCTGCTGGACACCATTGTGCAGGACTACGCAGAAAGCGGGCGTGCCGTGACCTTGCTGCCCGGCGCGGTCGGCGTCTCCAGCACGCGGCCGCAGGCCCTTCGGCGTGTGCTTTGCAATCTGGTGGACAACGCGCTGAAATTTGCCGGTGCGGCCGAGGTCGGCGCCGAGCGCGACAGGACAGGGCAGGTCGTGCTGCGGGTGCTGGACCGTGGTCCGGGCATACCGCCGGCTGAATTGCAGGCCGTACGCCTGCCGTTTTACCGTCTGGAGGGTTCGCGCAACCGCGACACCGGTGGCAGCGGGCTGGGCCTGGCCATTGCGGACCAGTTGGCCGACGCACTGGGCGCCACGCTGGACTTGCAGCCGCGTGAAGGCGGCGGTCTGGGCGCCCAGTTGAGCCTGCCGTCCGACATGTCCTGAGCTGCGTGTGCCAGCCGGTCAGGCCGGCATGGCCTCGTCGCGTGGGTCGGTGGGGGGAATGCCCGCTGGCGCGCGGACCCTCGCTTGCCTCTCGCTGCTCAATGGCAAGACCGAGTGGGTTCATTCAATCGGCGCAGCGTATAGGTACCCATGGCCTCGTCTATGGGAGCTCGGAGCAACGCCGCCAGGCCCTGCCGGCCTGGACTCACTTCTCAATGCATGACCAGCGGGTTCTGCGCGAGGCCCGCGTAGCCGTCCAGCGTGGTTTCGACCTCTTCCTGGGTGGGCGTGTTGAGCTGCCAGGCGTTGATCTGCTGCTGGAACAGTTCGGCCCAGGATCCGTCCAGGTAGACCTCCTTGTTGGAGCGCTTGTCCACGATTTCGAAGCCGTGCCTTGCCAACTGAGGCGCGTTGGACTGGGGCTCACCCTCGGCGGGCTCGTTGGCCTGCATGTGGACCACCACGAACGAATCAGAGTCGTAAAGCATTTGCATTGCGTTTCCTTTACTGCTGCCCTTGTTACGTAGCAACGTTTGAGCCAGTTTCAAGGCGGACGGGGTTTCCCCCAAAAAGTACCGGCCTTGAACCAAGGATAGGCGGGGGCGGGGCTCAGCCCCTGTCGGTCGCCAGCCATTGCTGGTCGGCCCAATCGCCGTTGGCCTGTGTCAGCTTGAGCCGCGCGGGCAGGTAGTCCATCTCGGGTGAAATCCAAAGTTCTAGTTTTTGGTCGAACTCGTGCCGGGGGTGGCGGATGAACTTGAGCGTGTGGCGCTCACCGCCGGGCAAGGCCAGGGTCTCGGGGCCGACAAAGCTGAACTGCCAGACGTCGGCGTCGCGGGTGCTCGCGGTCTGGACGCTGACGGTGGTGCCCGGACGGAAATGGGCCGGGTTGGCGGCCACCATCGCGCCCAGCTGGATCAGCACGCTCAGGCGGTCCTGTGCCCCGGCCTGCAGCGGCACGGCCGGCGCGTTGCTGCTGAAGCTGATGCGTGCCTTGTCGCGCTCGAAATGGGCCGCCTGCTCGCTGCGCGACTTGTCGGCGAAGCGCGTGGGCGCCAGGCCGTCCGCGGTGACCTGGCCCATGCTGGTCTGCTGGCGGCTGCCCACCAGGAAGGCGCTGATCTCCAGCCGGGCCTGGTAGTCCGACCCGTCATGACGCCAGTGCAGCACAGCGTCGGCGCGGTAAGGCTGGTGGCGGGCCTCGCCGCGCACCTCGTAACGCAGGCGGGCCGAGCCCGGGATCGCGAATGCGGCGGGCAGGGTGGGGGGCACGCCCGCCAGCGGGGCCGGGGCGGCCGCTGCCCCGGTGGGTGAGGGAGGCTGTTTTGCTATGGTTTCAGGAGCATCCAGTGGCCGAGGGTCCTGGACTCCCGGCACTTTGGGTTCAGAAACCCGCGCTGGGGCCGGCGTTGGGTGAGGTGCGGTTGCAGGCACCGGGTGCCGAGCCGCCTCGCCCGATTGAACCAGGGCCGGGCTGGGGCCGGGAGGGGTTGCTGCCGCCGCAGGCGCCGGCGGGGCGGGGGTTATGGCCCGTGTGATCAGCGGCCGTGTCGCCAGCGCGCCCAGGGGCGCCGGCGCGCGGACCGACAGCAGTCCGGGCGGGCTTTGCAGCACCAGCAGGTGGGCGGCGAGCACCGCGGCCGTGAGGCCGGCCAGCGTCCGCGAGGGCAGACGGTGCCCGGGCGCCAGGGTCATCCGCGGTGCCCCAGGTCGCTGGAGAGCTGGGCTGCCGCGGCCCGCAGCGGCCGCAGCACCGCGCCGTCCCAGGCCGGGTCGAAGGTGGCGACCGAGCCCAGCGTCACCATGCCCAGCACCATGTGGCCGTCGGCGTCGAACACCGGCACGCAGAAGCCCACGATGCCCGGCAGCAGGGTGTCCACCACCCGGGCCGCGCCGCGCTGGCGCACTTCCTCGAGCAGCAGCTTGACCTCGGCCAGGCTGGCGGGCACGTCGGTGCGGCCCGACTTCTGCGCGCGCGCCAGCTCGTCGCGCAGCATCGGGGTGATCGCATCCAGCGCCACGTGCGCCGCAAAGCAGCGCCCCGTGGCCGACGACAGCAGGGGCATCACGTCGCCCAGGCGCAGGTTGACCGTGACCGACTGGGGCGACTCCTCCCAGTGCACGATGGTGGGCCCGTGGTTGCCCCAGACCGCCAGCGCAATGGTGTGGCCCACCTGTTCCATGAGCGCGCCCACGCGTTCACGCGCCAGCTTCACCGCGTCCAGCCGCTCAAGCGCCGACAGGCCCAGCTTGAGCGCGGCCGGGCCCAGGTCGTAGCGCGTGGTGGCGCTGTCCTGCACCACCAGCTGCAGCCGCTGGAAGCTCACAAGGTAACGGTGGGCCTTGGCCGCGCTCATGCCCGCGGCCGCCGCCAGGTCGCGCAGCATCAGCGGGCCCGCGGCCTGGCCCAGCACGCCCAGCAGCGCAAAACCGACTTCAACCGACTGGATGCCTGCGCGCTCTTTCATGGTTTGGACGAATTCTTATACAATTACGTTTAGGTAAATTCATTTAACAATGCGTAATGTCTGCAGACTGTAGCGCATTCATCCTCCGGGGACAAACACCATGAAACTCGCTACCTACAAAGACGGCTCGCGCGATGGCCAGCTCGTTGTGGTCTCCCGCGACCTGAGCTCGGCGCATTATGCGACCGGCATTGCGCAGACGCTGCAGCAGGCGCTGGACGACTGGAACTTCATCAGCCCCCAGTTGCAGGACCTGTACACCACGCTCAACCACGGCAAGGCGCGCCATGCGTTCCCGTTTGACCCGGCCCAGTGCATGGCCCCGCTGCCGCGCGCCTATCAATGGGCTGACGGCTCGGCCTACATCAACCATGTGGAGCTGGTGCGGGCCGCGCGCAACTCCGAGGTGCCCGAGAGCTTCTACACCGACCCGCTGATGTACCAGGGTGGCAGCGACGACTTCATCGGCCCCTGCGACGACGTGGTCTGCCCCAGCGAGGCCTTCGGCATCGACTTTGAAGCCGAGATCGCGGTCATCACCGGCGACGTGCCCATGAGCAGCTCGCCCGAGCAGGCGCTGGACGGCATCCGCCTGCTGATGCTGGCCAACGACGTGAGCCTGCGCAACCTGATCCCGGCCGAACTGGCCAAGGGCTTCGGCTTCTTCCAGAGCAAGCCGGCCACGGCCTTCAGCCCGGTGGCCGTCACGCTTGACGAAGTGGTGGTCAACGGCGAAAGCGCCTGGGACAAGGGCCGGTTGAACCTGACCATCCAGAGCACCTGGAACGGCCGCAAGGTCGGCATGTGCGAGGCCGGCCCGGAAATGACCTTCCACTTCGGCCAGCTGATCGCCCACATCTGCAAGACCCGCAATGTGCGCGCAGGCAGCATCGTGGGCAGCGGCACCGTGAGCAACAAGGGCGTGACCGATGCCAACGGCAAGACCGACTGGCCCAAGGGCTACAGCTGCATTGCCGAGAAGCGCGCGATCGAAACCATCCAGGACGGCAAGCCCAGCACCGAGTTCATGAAGTACGGCGACACCATCCGCATCGAGATCAAGGGCCGGGACGGCCAGAGCATCTTCGGCGCGATCGACCAGAAGATCGTGGCGCCTGGCGGCCGTCCCGCGCCGGGTAAAGGCTAAAGCCGCAACCAGGGCGCGCCGGTGGCGGCCGCCTCGGTTTGCGACAGCGCCGTGAGGAAGTTCTGGCACCACCAGTGCACGTCCTCGCGGCGGATGGTTTCCAGCAGCGCGGCGTGCCGCTTGCGCCGCTCCTTGAGCGGCATCTGCAGCGCCAGCTGGATGGCCTGGGCCGTGGCCTCGGTGTCGTAGGGGTTGACCATGATCGCTTCCTTGAGCTGCTCGGCCGCGCCGGCGAACCGGGACAGCACCAGCACGCCGGGGTCGGCCGGGTCCTGCGCCGCAATGAACTCCTTGGCCACCAGGTTCATGCCGTCGCGCAGCGGCGTCACCAGCGCCACATGGCCGGCCCGGTACAGGCCGGGCAGGCGCTTGCGCGCCACGGTGCGGTGCATGTAGCGCACGGGCATCCAGTCCAGGTCGCCAAAGTCGCCATTGATGGAGCCGCACAGGCTTTCGAGCTCGCGCAGGATGCCGCCGTAGGCCAGCACCGTTTCACGGCTGGGCGAGGCGATCTGGATCAGGGTGGTGAGGTTGCGGTTCTCGGGGTACTGCTGCAGCAGGTGCCGAAAGGCGCGCATGCGGTGCGGCAGGCCCTTGGAGTAGTCGAGCCGGTCCACGCCGATGAGCAGCTTGCGCTTGGCGTAGTCGTGGCGCATGCGGTCATACATTTCCACGCTTTCCGGGTTCCTGCCCAGGGCGATGAACTCCTCCACGTCGATGCCGATGGGGAAGGCGCCCGCCACCAGCGTGCGGCTGAAGGCGCGGTAGCGCCCGTTGCCCAGCTGTTCGGCATGGGCCTCGGCCTGCACGTAGCGGTCAAAGTGCAGCAGGTCCGCCTGGCTCTGGAAGCCCACCAGGTCGTAGGCAAACAGGGCGCGCATCAGCCAGTCATGCGCCGGAATGGCGGCCATGATCAGCGGCGGCGGCAGCGGGATGTGGAGGAAAAACCCGATGCGCTGGCCACAGCCCATGGCCCGCAGCTCGGCGGCCAGCGGGATCAGGTGGTAGTCGTGGATCCAGATGATGTCGTCGGGCTGCAGCATGGGCGCCAGCTTGCGCGCGAACATCTGGTTGACGCGCCGGTAGCCCGAGATGTAGCCGGCGTCGAAGTCCGCCAGGTCAAGCCGGTAGTGCATCACGGGCCACAGCACGCCATTGGCATAACCCAGGTAGTAGGCGTCATGGTCCTCGCGCGACAGGTCCACCGTGGCCAGGGTCACCGGGCCGGCCTGCTGGGTGTGCACCGCGCTTTCGGGCGGCGTGACGCCGTCGGCGGTTTCAACGATCTTGCCGCTCCAGCCGAACCAGACGCCGCCGGTGTTGTTGAGCACCTCGCCCAGAGCCACGGCCAGGCCGCCCGCAGCGGTCTTGCGCGGATCGGCGACGCGGTTGGAGACGACGACGAGCCGCCCTGCCTTTTCTTTTTTTGTCATATCACGGTATCCCAGGGGGCTGACAGCCGGGTGGCTGCGTTGATGATGCCGACCATGGAGTACGTCTGCGGGAAGTTGCCCCACATCTCGCCGGTTTCGGGGTGGGTGTCCTCGGACAGCAGCCCCAGCGGGTTGCGTCGTGCCAGCATGGTCTCGAAGATCTCGCGCGCCTGGGCCTTGCGGCCGATGCGCGCCAGTGCGTCAATGCGCCAGAAGGTGCAGATGTTGAAGGCGGTCTCGGGCTTGCCGAAGTCGTCGGGCGCCTCGTAGCGGCGCATGTAGGGGCCGTCGCACAGCGAGGCCTCCAGCGCATCCACCGTGGCCAGGAAGCGCGGGTCATGCGGGTCGATGAAGCCGACCTCGGCCATCAGCAGCGCGCTGGCGTCCAGGTCGCGCCCGCCAAAGCTCTCGGCGAACGACTGGCGCTCGTCGCTCCAGGATTCGCGCAGGATGCGCTCGCGGATCACGTCGGCCCGTTCGCGCCAGTGGCGGATGCGCTCGGGCAGGCCCAGCGTGACCGCGACCTTGGCCAGCCGGTCGCAGGCGGCCCAGCTCATGAGCGCCGACGAGGTGTGCACGCGCGCGCGCGTGCGCAGCTCCCACATGCCGGCGTCGGGCTGGTCATAGACCCGGAAAGCCTGCTCGCCCACGGCCTCCAGGTGGACGAATTCGGCGCGCCCGGCGCGCCGGAACAGCCGCTGGTCATGGAACGACTGGGCCGCGCCAAGCACGATGTTGCCGTACACGTCATGCTGGAAATGCTCCTGGGCCTGGTTGCCCACGCGCACCGGCCCCTGGCCGCGGTAGCCCGGCAGGTGCTCCACGAAAGC encodes:
- a CDS encoding serine hydrolase; amino-acid sequence: MYRSSRLPRLSRLAALMLAAPLLAAAQTLPPPAATDPVTLGMMQGFPPPADRQVRLGTILKYPNLRWAYHHMRELGPTAPVWRGTGQASVLDAAPRDLDSLAFENHKGERTTLADWQRNTYTDALLVMHQGKVVYERYHAGMTPASTHMLASMSKSLTGLLATELIQQGLINPEATVSSYLPELKNSAWADATVQQTLDMTTGVQYSENFADPKAGVFQYLMAAGLVPAPAAYAGPRTMTDYLPTVRKQGEHGAAFEYKSVDTEVIGWLIQRVTGQRYSELLSQRLWTPLGMQEDGYVWVDPQGGQTTSVGVSATLRDLGRLGEMLRQQGRYNGRQVISAASVAQIRGGADPQKFRAAGMTMRDGYSYHNHWWIPHDRDGSFEAKGLNGQHLHINPAAGLVVVKLSSHPVPNTAFTHNLDRRAFAALAQALAH
- a CDS encoding thioredoxin family protein codes for the protein MNKLNPPALRRRELLALGAASLLAPLHASPTSPAFSLYDEGPAPEFTGIDRWFNSQALSMASLRGKVVLVDFWTFSCVNCIRTLPYVNRWAAEHAAAGLVTVGVHTPEFAHERSADRLQTAMQRLGVKHPVAQDNRYATWKAWRNQYWPAKYLVDRRGRVQFRHVGEGDYERIEATLRLLLSQPS
- a CDS encoding cytochrome c biogenesis protein CcdA, with product MSSPFLALGAGMLTVASPCVLPMLPLVLGASVGQRHPLRPLCISAGFAIGFSSLALLFAGATRVLGLSHESLRLTAIALLLTFGLLSIWPAPFHWLAARAAPLLGRLAAGGDRAGDGPLGGLLVGLSLGAVWTPCAGPVLGSVLTLIATEPATGDAALLLGSYALGAALPMLLIAHGGQYVTTRVRRFAQYTHRLQQGFGVLIVALALALWLDLDTQLVLWLTSGTHPTFTGA
- a CDS encoding DUF2147 domain-containing protein, which translates into the protein MKLKLPALLAATALTTSLATAQPHPASSDPTGRWITESGNLEVELAPCGAVLCGTVVRVLGNRSMSGSGQQPMVAADPRPALGMVILSNLKDEGAGEYFGTIYNRENAKTYKVRVNLGAPDRLVVHPYIGLPLFGQTQQWRRADPARAVVP
- a CDS encoding response regulator, which produces MDSVDHVLIVDDDAGIRELLCQYLQRQGLAAVAVPDGARMREHLATHRVDLLVLDLMLPGEDGIALCRALRAPATPYLPIVMLTARSDEADRILGLELGADDYLAKPFAARELLARIRAVLRRARMLPPNMARAEPDRLLRFGQWRLDTVQRHLLDESGVAVSLSAAEYRLLRVLLGHPQRVLSRDQLLSLTQGRDADVFDRSVDLLVSRLRQRLGDGVRDARYIKTVRNEGYVFCAAVDSA
- a CDS encoding HAMP domain-containing protein, encoding MNNWYRRLWPDTLVARTVLVLSAGMLLGQLLSAVFVLVERSLAMRGMMAGYLGDDVATAVAVLERLPAPERPAWLARLDKANYRFVLTPAPPAPSSDTALSRAMAKAVAQTLGPGRPLQTLRGPGAMEFTLATTLADGAPLQVQVRIPGLRVSPWAAAAWVLQLLVVLAAAIWALRQATRPLARLTQAAHALDPTRAAQPPAVLDEQGPAEIAQAASAFNAMSRRIQLHLDERMRILAAVSHDLQTPITRLRLRTELMEDLTLRERLQSDLGQMQSLVEEGLAYARTAQAGQEPVRRVDLDALLDTIVQDYAESGRAVTLLPGAVGVSSTRPQALRRVLCNLVDNALKFAGAAEVGAERDRTGQVVLRVLDRGPGIPPAELQAVRLPFYRLEGSRNRDTGGSGLGLAIADQLADALGATLDLQPREGGGLGAQLSLPSDMS
- a CDS encoding DUF3567 domain-containing protein: MQMLYDSDSFVVVHMQANEPAEGEPQSNAPQLARHGFEIVDKRSNKEVYLDGSWAELFQQQINAWQLNTPTQEEVETTLDGYAGLAQNPLVMH
- a CDS encoding DUF3108 domain-containing protein, translating into MPSRTLAGLTAAVLAAHLLVLQSPPGLLSVRAPAPLGALATRPLITRAITPAPPAPAAAATPPGPSPALVQSGEAARHPVPATAPHPTPAPARVSEPKVPGVQDPRPLDAPETIAKQPPSPTGAAAAPAPLAGVPPTLPAAFAIPGSARLRYEVRGEARHQPYRADAVLHWRHDGSDYQARLEISAFLVGSRQQTSMGQVTADGLAPTRFADKSRSEQAAHFERDKARISFSSNAPAVPLQAGAQDRLSVLIQLGAMVAANPAHFRPGTTVSVQTASTRDADVWQFSFVGPETLALPGGERHTLKFIRHPRHEFDQKLELWISPEMDYLPARLKLTQANGDWADQQWLATDRG
- a CDS encoding IclR family transcriptional regulator, which encodes MKERAGIQSVEVGFALLGVLGQAAGPLMLRDLAAAAGMSAAKAHRYLVSFQRLQLVVQDSATTRYDLGPAALKLGLSALERLDAVKLARERVGALMEQVGHTIALAVWGNHGPTIVHWEESPQSVTVNLRLGDVMPLLSSATGRCFAAHVALDAITPMLRDELARAQKSGRTDVPASLAEVKLLLEEVRQRGAARVVDTLLPGIVGFCVPVFDADGHMVLGMVTLGSVATFDPAWDGAVLRPLRAAAAQLSSDLGHRG
- a CDS encoding fumarylacetoacetate hydrolase family protein translates to MKLATYKDGSRDGQLVVVSRDLSSAHYATGIAQTLQQALDDWNFISPQLQDLYTTLNHGKARHAFPFDPAQCMAPLPRAYQWADGSAYINHVELVRAARNSEVPESFYTDPLMYQGGSDDFIGPCDDVVCPSEAFGIDFEAEIAVITGDVPMSSSPEQALDGIRLLMLANDVSLRNLIPAELAKGFGFFQSKPATAFSPVAVTLDEVVVNGESAWDKGRLNLTIQSTWNGRKVGMCEAGPEMTFHFGQLIAHICKTRNVRAGSIVGSGTVSNKGVTDANGKTDWPKGYSCIAEKRAIETIQDGKPSTEFMKYGDTIRIEIKGRDGQSIFGAIDQKIVAPGGRPAPGKG
- the otsA gene encoding alpha,alpha-trehalose-phosphate synthase (UDP-forming) — its product is MTKKEKAGRLVVVSNRVADPRKTAAGGLAVALGEVLNNTGGVWFGWSGKIVETADGVTPPESAVHTQQAGPVTLATVDLSREDHDAYYLGYANGVLWPVMHYRLDLADFDAGYISGYRRVNQMFARKLAPMLQPDDIIWIHDYHLIPLAAELRAMGCGQRIGFFLHIPLPPPLIMAAIPAHDWLMRALFAYDLVGFQSQADLLHFDRYVQAEAHAEQLGNGRYRAFSRTLVAGAFPIGIDVEEFIALGRNPESVEMYDRMRHDYAKRKLLIGVDRLDYSKGLPHRMRAFRHLLQQYPENRNLTTLIQIASPSRETVLAYGGILRELESLCGSINGDFGDLDWMPVRYMHRTVARKRLPGLYRAGHVALVTPLRDGMNLVAKEFIAAQDPADPGVLVLSRFAGAAEQLKEAIMVNPYDTEATAQAIQLALQMPLKERRKRHAALLETIRREDVHWWCQNFLTALSQTEAAATGAPWLRL